One genomic segment of Eikenella corrodens includes these proteins:
- a CDS encoding VENN motif pre-toxin domain-containing protein, with product MAEQYNDGVSYNDPVTGEFDPNRLPENIKEEICSIGSAVASVVGASGGNGSSFNAQVAGVIGQNAVENNSLLGDDIQKYIAERAQRAAQAARERWPNKPAISGFFLGLGNALNGAVGLGDASLETLAVVIHCTARSNYCQTGMANNQAKGQALLDMADRVRDGRLRASLRQWGHDLQYDTPEQQRRAIEQLAEASTTLGLGAAFGPKGGGSGAKAAAGRTATTAVRTAASETEAAAGIASRRAILGRTAVGEQKFAASGSTMVSRNAARGAERAAINQSKTAAANGGSRMPAHSPA from the coding sequence ATGGCAGAACAGTATAACGACGGCGTCAGCTACAATGATCCCGTTACCGGGGAGTTTGATCCCAACAGGCTACCTGAAAACATCAAAGAAGAGATTTGCAGCATCGGCAGCGCCGTAGCTTCCGTGGTGGGTGCGAGCGGAGGAAACGGGTCGTCGTTCAATGCGCAGGTGGCCGGGGTGATTGGGCAGAATGCGGTGGAGAATAATTCACTGCTCGGTGATGATATTCAAAAGTATATTGCCGAAAGAGCTCAAAGAGCCGCACAAGCTGCACGTGAACGATGGCCTAATAAGCCGGCAATCAGCGGCTTCTTTTTAGGGCTTGGGAATGCACTTAATGGAGCCGTCGGGCTTGGTGATGCCTCACTTGAAACTTTAGCAGTAGTTATTCATTGCACGGCTCGTTCGAATTATTGCCAGACAGGCATGGCTAACAACCAAGCTAAAGGTCAAGCCCTGTTAGATATGGCAGACCGGGTGAGAGACGGCAGATTAAGAGCCTCCTTACGGCAATGGGGACACGATTTGCAGTACGACACACCAGAGCAACAGCGCCGAGCAATCGAACAATTGGCAGAAGCATCCACAACATTAGGGCTTGGTGCCGCTTTCGGTCCTAAAGGAGGAGGTTCTGGTGCTAAGGCTGCCGCAGGCCGAACGGCAACAACGGCAGTAAGAACAGCAGCTAGCGAAACTGAAGCAGCAGCGGGTATTGCTAGTAGAAGGGCTATACTTGGGAGAACTGCTGTCGGGGAGCAGAAATTTGCTGCCAGTGGCTCTACTATGGTGTCTAGAAATGCTGCCCGAGGGGCAGAGAGAGCAGCCATTAACCAAAGCAAGACTGCGGCTGCCAATGGCGGTAGCCGTATGCCGGCACATAGCCCTGCATGA
- a CDS encoding metallophosphoesterase, translating to MPTRTVQLNYISDIHLEWLFDKRGLLQTDVLDEIYRPLFRCNRQPATQHNILMIAGDLTEARKFHYFVPFLESVIADNGFDRVLYVMGNHEYYGDALHKVVGRIQAALDGSPILKAHMSILHNQCATLDNGRVQIIGAPFWYQVAHGDEYAVAQRLSDYRYIKVKRGNRYAKLLYRDVLAAHHQSVCFIEDTLRASPSGVQNILFTHHPTSRLFGDADLGYGTVLPARWAEDAEIGLPEKLAACIHGHAHQHLPVRYTNEYGIPTVSNTIGYYQEEFKPDSPAGQQQIKDGLPFLMV from the coding sequence ATGCCGACACGCACAGTCCAACTCAATTACATCTCCGATATCCACTTGGAATGGCTGTTCGACAAACGCGGGCTGCTGCAAACCGATGTGTTAGACGAAATCTACCGCCCACTGTTCCGCTGCAATAGGCAGCCTGCAACGCAACACAACATCCTGATGATTGCCGGCGATTTGACCGAGGCCAGGAAGTTCCACTATTTCGTGCCGTTTCTGGAAAGCGTGATTGCCGACAACGGCTTTGACCGAGTGCTTTACGTGATGGGCAACCACGAATATTACGGCGACGCGCTGCATAAGGTGGTCGGACGGATTCAGGCGGCTCTGGACGGCAGCCCGATACTGAAGGCGCACATGAGCATCCTGCACAACCAGTGCGCCACGCTCGACAACGGGCGCGTGCAGATTATCGGCGCACCGTTTTGGTATCAGGTGGCGCATGGGGACGAATATGCGGTGGCGCAAAGATTGAGCGACTACCGCTACATCAAGGTCAAACGCGGCAACCGTTACGCCAAACTGTTGTACCGCGATGTGTTGGCGGCACATCATCAAAGCGTATGCTTTATCGAAGACACACTGCGTGCCAGCCCGTCCGGCGTGCAAAACATATTGTTCACCCACCACCCGACCAGCCGCCTGTTCGGTGATGCCGACTTGGGCTACGGTACGGTACTGCCTGCACGGTGGGCAGAGGATGCGGAAATCGGGCTACCTGAAAAGCTTGCGGCCTGCATCCACGGCCATGCCCACCAACACCTGCCCGTGCGTTATACCAACGAATACGGCATTCCGACGGTGAGCAACACCATCGGTTATTATCAGGAAGAGTTTAAGCCCGACAGCCCGGCGGGACAGCAGCAAATCAAAGACGGGCTGCCGTTTTTGATGGTGTGA
- a CDS encoding metallophosphoesterase: MKIQLLSDTHGSPYALHPEADVIAHAGDFGNGLAAMRQFQAACNEAGKPYVFVLGNHDYYHENMSDVRLQLRDEPYLRAGKTVQINGRTFVGGTLFSNFRQHQVSAEQFEQNCNLAQVSVADFAYIFDYLPDSQNERRITPEDYVRLYNEEWAWIQRFRGAASTIVLTHFPPNAACTAPQFAESPLNPYFINDVDLTGFAYWFAGHTHTAMDANIQGCRVVINPLGYPNEIGRNGYRYGYLIEV; the protein is encoded by the coding sequence ATGAAAATCCAGCTCCTTTCCGACACTCACGGCAGCCCCTATGCCCTTCATCCCGAAGCCGATGTGATTGCCCACGCCGGCGATTTCGGCAACGGCTTGGCCGCCATGCGGCAGTTCCAGGCAGCCTGCAACGAGGCAGGCAAGCCCTATGTCTTTGTGTTGGGCAACCACGATTATTATCATGAAAACATGAGCGATGTGCGCCTGCAATTGCGCGACGAACCTTATCTGCGCGCGGGTAAAACCGTGCAAATCAACGGTCGGACCTTTGTCGGCGGCACGTTGTTCAGCAATTTCAGGCAGCACCAGGTCAGCGCCGAACAGTTTGAGCAAAACTGTAATTTGGCGCAGGTTTCCGTGGCCGATTTCGCCTATATTTTTGATTACCTACCCGACAGCCAAAACGAGAGGCGCATCACGCCCGAGGACTATGTCCGCCTGTACAACGAAGAATGGGCGTGGATACAGCGGTTTCGCGGTGCGGCCAGCACCATCGTCCTGACCCACTTCCCGCCCAATGCAGCCTGCACCGCCCCGCAGTTTGCCGAATCGCCGCTCAATCCCTATTTCATCAACGATGTGGATTTGACCGGCTTTGCCTACTGGTTTGCCGGACACACGCACACAGCGATGGATGCCAATATTCAAGGCTGCCGCGTGGTCATCAACCCCTTGGGCTATCCCAACGAAATCGGGCGCAACGGTTATCGGTACGGGTATCTGATTGAGGTGTAG
- a CDS encoding accessory factor UbiK family protein, whose product MLAKQILDELAGKIGNAIAESPVKDVEKNVKTLLGSTFGKLDLVTREEFDIQQQVLIKTREKLAALEARLAKLEAAAPAALPNPSEQQ is encoded by the coding sequence ATGTTGGCCAAACAAATCCTCGACGAACTCGCCGGAAAAATCGGCAACGCCATTGCCGAAAGCCCGGTGAAAGACGTGGAAAAAAACGTGAAAACCCTGCTCGGCAGCACATTCGGCAAGCTCGATTTGGTAACACGCGAAGAATTCGACATCCAACAGCAGGTGCTCATCAAAACCCGCGAAAAACTGGCCGCCTTAGAAGCTCGCCTGGCCAAGCTGGAAGCCGCCGCTCCGGCCGCCCTGCCCAACCCTTCCGAACAGCAATAG
- a CDS encoding DUF4149 domain-containing protein, producing the protein MFANRVLALLAAVWFGAYLLAGYGVAPLLFQSLPKEQAGNLAGALFSAVNYIGLFVWAILYLAGLSAQQRSYGQRSKLSSRIVALTWLLLAVSQFALVPLIRALRGGQTYWLSNLLGGELSFWHSMSSSLYVLVSLLGLFLIMRLLRFEWQ; encoded by the coding sequence ATGTTTGCAAATCGAGTGTTGGCCCTGTTGGCTGCCGTGTGGTTTGGCGCATATCTTTTGGCCGGCTACGGCGTGGCGCCGCTATTGTTTCAATCTCTGCCCAAAGAGCAGGCCGGCAACCTGGCCGGTGCGCTGTTCAGCGCGGTGAACTACATCGGGCTGTTTGTGTGGGCCATCCTTTATTTGGCCGGCCTCTCGGCGCAGCAGCGCAGCTACGGCCAACGCAGCAAACTCAGCTCGCGCATCGTCGCCCTCACCTGGCTGCTGCTGGCCGTCTCGCAATTTGCGCTGGTGCCGCTTATCCGCGCCCTGCGCGGCGGGCAGACGTATTGGCTCTCCAACCTCCTCGGCGGCGAGCTCTCTTTCTGGCACAGCATGTCCAGCAGCCTGTATGTGCTCGTCAGCCTGCTCGGCCTGTTTTTAATCATGCGCCTGCTGCGTTTCGAGTGGCAATAA
- the ttcA gene encoding tRNA 2-thiocytidine(32) synthetase TtcA, translated as MSNKPKHEHEANKLHKRLRHAVGQAINDFNMIEEGDKIMVCLSGGKDSYALLDILRHLQASAPINFELVAVNLDQKQPGFPEHVLPEYLTSIGVPFKIVEEDTYSTVKRVLDEGKTTCSLCSRLRRGILYRTAKELGCTKIALGHHRDDILATLFLNMFYGGKLKAMPPKLVSDNGEHIVIRPLAYVKEKDLIKYAEIKQFPIIPCNLCGSQPNLQRQVVGEMLKDWDKRFPGRIESMFSALQNVVPSHLADTELFDFAGLQRGQTLKHGGDLAFDSETVSFNAPRDDEDEGLPEKPARKVINILGSKPKTGGCGAG; from the coding sequence ATGTCTAATAAGCCCAAACACGAACACGAAGCCAACAAACTGCACAAACGCCTGCGCCACGCCGTGGGCCAAGCGATTAACGATTTCAATATGATTGAAGAGGGCGACAAAATCATGGTCTGCCTCTCCGGCGGCAAAGACAGCTACGCCCTTTTGGACATCCTGCGCCACTTGCAAGCCTCCGCGCCGATCAATTTCGAGCTGGTGGCGGTGAACCTCGACCAAAAACAGCCCGGCTTTCCCGAGCACGTGTTGCCGGAGTATCTAACTTCTATCGGAGTGCCGTTCAAAATTGTGGAAGAAGACACCTATTCCACCGTGAAACGCGTGCTCGATGAAGGCAAAACCACCTGCTCGCTGTGCAGCCGCCTGCGGCGCGGAATTTTGTACCGCACGGCAAAAGAGCTGGGCTGCACCAAAATCGCACTCGGCCACCACCGTGACGACATTCTCGCCACCCTTTTTTTAAACATGTTCTACGGCGGCAAGCTCAAAGCCATGCCGCCCAAGCTGGTGAGCGACAACGGCGAACACATCGTGATTCGCCCGCTGGCCTATGTGAAAGAAAAGGATTTGATCAAATACGCCGAAATCAAGCAATTCCCCATCATTCCCTGCAACCTGTGCGGCTCGCAGCCCAATCTGCAGCGGCAGGTGGTGGGCGAAATGCTGAAAGACTGGGACAAACGTTTCCCCGGCCGCATCGAAAGCATGTTTTCCGCACTGCAAAACGTGGTGCCCTCGCATTTGGCCGATACCGAACTGTTTGATTTTGCCGGTTTGCAACGCGGTCAGACCCTGAAACACGGCGGCGATTTGGCCTTCGACAGCGAAACCGTTTCCTTTAACGCCCCGCGCGACGACGAAGACGAAGGGCTACCTGAAAAACCCGCACGCAAAGTGATTAATATTTTGGGCAGCAAGCCGAAAACCGGAGGCTGCGGTGCGGGATAA
- a CDS encoding CPBP family intramembrane glutamic endopeptidase — translation MRDKFISLLQFIPLLMLTQVLPILAWLLGGLGRSMAAQVVAALLFTVAAVAMCGLYLQLYLKQADGYFHNWKSRFSGKKLLWAAGYIALMLAINPLYEMLMAALGVESSVDNLQNQRMVMEMLQRAPLTMSAYILLFAPVLEELLLRGIFFQSFGSIENRGKRWLLLVLSAFVFGSLHGLPVHYDFLLYFAMGLVLGAAYLHTKDLKYPILIHMVNNALGLAGMLFE, via the coding sequence GTGCGGGATAAATTCATTTCACTCTTACAGTTTATTCCCCTGCTGATGCTGACGCAGGTGCTGCCGATATTGGCCTGGCTGCTCGGCGGCCTGGGTAGGAGCATGGCTGCCCAAGTTGTGGCCGCACTGCTGTTTACGGTTGCCGCCGTGGCCATGTGCGGGCTATACCTGCAGCTCTACCTTAAGCAGGCAGACGGTTATTTCCATAATTGGAAAAGCCGGTTTTCCGGCAAAAAACTGCTGTGGGCGGCGGGCTATATTGCGCTGATGCTGGCCATCAACCCGCTCTACGAAATGCTGATGGCCGCGCTGGGCGTAGAAAGCAGCGTGGACAACCTGCAAAACCAGCGCATGGTTATGGAAATGCTGCAACGCGCCCCGCTGACGATGTCGGCCTATATCCTGCTGTTTGCGCCGGTTTTGGAAGAGCTGCTGCTGCGCGGCATTTTTTTCCAAAGCTTCGGCAGCATAGAAAACCGTGGCAAACGCTGGCTGCTGCTGGTGCTGTCTGCCTTTGTTTTCGGCAGCCTGCACGGCCTGCCGGTGCATTACGATTTCCTGCTGTATTTCGCCATGGGCCTGGTGCTCGGCGCGGCCTATCTGCACACCAAAGATTTGAAATACCCGATTTTGATTCACATGGTAAACAACGCATTGGGCTTGGCCGGGATGTTGTTTGAGTGA
- a CDS encoding leucine-rich repeat domain-containing protein, which translates to MSSTPIRLNIKTKELSVSHISSIRQNKRISICNGVPKNIMAKLASIVSDIDGLNLLLVLEDDFYADENTILDFEILKFLPNIKNIQILSFRCKPLNNIEDLAYLNDIKLFGIAGNLGKKVDFSVLQKFNNLSALSIDNTILDEKYYGIINNKNITELSLRKLQLSSLDKNLNLQKLEILNELSNAEDMASKFPNIRKLSLTNCKKLLDFSFISNCLNLYDLYINSVPGLTAIPDIQFAKLHTLWLLNCKKLENIHLLYRLSTLKRLAITFAKITPEDLDNIFSALKLEHFYFMSENKASNKRFEELAEKYQCGTDDF; encoded by the coding sequence ATGTCTAGCACGCCAATCCGATTAAATATTAAAACAAAAGAATTATCGGTAAGCCATATTTCCTCTATTCGGCAGAATAAAAGAATTTCTATCTGCAACGGTGTGCCAAAGAATATTATGGCAAAGCTGGCAAGTATTGTTTCCGATATAGACGGTTTGAATTTATTGTTGGTTCTAGAAGATGATTTTTATGCTGATGAAAATACCATTTTAGATTTTGAGATTTTGAAGTTTCTCCCAAATATAAAAAATATTCAGATATTGTCATTTCGTTGTAAGCCGCTAAATAATATTGAAGATTTAGCTTATCTTAATGATATTAAGTTGTTTGGTATAGCTGGTAATTTAGGTAAGAAGGTAGATTTTTCTGTATTGCAGAAATTTAATAATTTATCTGCCTTATCTATTGATAACACTATTCTAGATGAAAAATATTACGGTATCATAAATAATAAAAATATTACTGAATTATCATTGAGAAAGTTACAACTATCCAGTCTGGATAAGAATCTAAACTTACAAAAATTGGAAATACTCAATGAACTTTCTAATGCGGAAGATATGGCATCAAAATTTCCTAATATCCGTAAATTGAGTTTGACGAATTGCAAAAAGTTATTAGATTTCTCATTTATTTCTAATTGTTTGAATTTATATGATCTATATATCAACAGTGTGCCAGGCTTAACAGCAATACCAGATATCCAATTTGCTAAATTACATACCTTGTGGCTACTCAACTGCAAAAAACTGGAAAATATCCATCTGTTGTATCGTTTGAGCACGTTAAAACGTCTTGCAATTACATTTGCTAAGATTACACCTGAAGATTTGGATAATATATTCTCGGCATTAAAGCTGGAGCATTTCTATTTTATGTCTGAAAACAAGGCAAGCAATAAAAGATTTGAGGAATTGGCGGAGAAATATCAGTGTGGCACGGATGATTTTTGA
- a CDS encoding DUF6678 family protein, producing the protein MREFVQQNRLVGAMNNTKWRELREAMDEWGNAPAYEIKYLFDEKSEAEVEQAIAETTVAIGDWGHEHFYPMFDIEWVKIRKLRSVFRGRLIAREVVDNSEGIRAILERFAIPYVEGEFCFTVYGYLKA; encoded by the coding sequence GTGCGCGAATTTGTTCAGCAAAACAGACTGGTGGGCGCGATGAATAACACCAAGTGGCGGGAGCTACGTGAGGCAATGGATGAGTGGGGAAACGCGCCTGCCTATGAAATCAAGTATTTGTTTGATGAAAAATCGGAAGCAGAAGTGGAGCAAGCCATAGCTGAAACGACGGTGGCAATCGGCGATTGGGGTCATGAGCATTTTTATCCGATGTTTGATATCGAATGGGTGAAAATTCGGAAATTGCGCTCGGTGTTTCGCGGGCGTTTGATCGCGCGGGAAGTCGTGGATAATAGCGAGGGCATTCGCGCGATATTGGAGCGGTTTGCTATTCCGTATGTGGAAGGTGAGTTTTGCTTTACGGTGTATGGCTACCTGAAAGCTTGA
- the hemH gene encoding ferrochelatase has protein sequence MPHFQPEPPHGAQQQARVGILLINLGTPAAPTPEAVRPYLREFLSDQRVVELPRLLWQPLLRGIILPFRAKKSAHGYRQIWQHEGSPLAVITAKQAAALQAELPQVLVGHAMSYGEPAVANAIAAMKAQGVDRLLAIPLYPQYAASSSGAALDKVLNELLKQRNQISLRTISRFYNHPDYIQAMAAHIRAYWQQHGRGQRILFSFHGIPEAAVQQGDPYEIECRASAQLLAEALQLSAQEWYISFQSRFGRARWIGPATSDLLTELPAKQQIRELDVFCPGFVSDCLETLEEIAIQGREQFHEAGGQTFRFIPCLNDNPAFIAALADIAQENLGSWV, from the coding sequence ATGCCCCACTTCCAACCCGAGCCGCCACACGGCGCTCAGCAGCAAGCCAGAGTCGGTATTCTGCTCATCAACCTCGGCACGCCGGCCGCGCCCACGCCCGAAGCCGTGCGCCCCTATCTGCGCGAATTTTTGTCCGACCAGCGCGTAGTCGAGCTGCCACGCCTGTTGTGGCAGCCCTTGCTGCGCGGCATCATCCTGCCCTTCCGCGCTAAAAAAAGCGCACACGGCTACCGCCAAATCTGGCAACACGAAGGCTCACCGCTGGCCGTGATTACAGCCAAACAGGCTGCCGCCCTGCAAGCCGAGCTGCCGCAAGTGCTGGTGGGGCACGCCATGTCCTACGGCGAGCCGGCCGTGGCCAACGCCATCGCCGCCATGAAAGCCCAAGGCGTAGACCGCCTGCTCGCCATCCCCCTCTATCCGCAATACGCCGCCAGCAGCAGCGGCGCCGCGCTGGATAAGGTGTTGAACGAACTGCTCAAACAGCGCAACCAAATCAGCCTGCGCACCATCAGCCGTTTCTACAATCATCCCGACTACATCCAAGCCATGGCCGCACATATCCGCGCCTACTGGCAGCAGCATGGCCGCGGCCAGCGCATCCTGTTCAGCTTCCACGGCATCCCCGAAGCCGCCGTGCAGCAGGGCGACCCCTACGAAATCGAATGCAGAGCCAGCGCCCAACTGCTGGCCGAAGCCCTGCAACTCTCCGCCCAAGAGTGGTATATCAGCTTCCAAAGCCGCTTCGGCCGCGCCCGCTGGATAGGCCCGGCCACATCCGACCTGCTCACCGAACTGCCCGCCAAACAGCAAATCCGCGAGCTCGACGTATTCTGCCCCGGCTTCGTGAGCGACTGCCTGGAAACCTTGGAAGAGATCGCCATCCAAGGCCGCGAACAATTCCACGAAGCCGGCGGCCAAACCTTCCGCTTCATCCCCTGCCTCAACGACAACCCAGCCTTCATCGCCGCCCTGGCAGATATCGCACAGGAAAACCTGGGCAGCTGGGTGTAG
- a CDS encoding DNA translocase FtsK, translating into MSNKPSRKASKSSKPAKPKPNRHNPPAKASRRAAVPSAAAAASQSISLLADMLWLLVLLFSVCLALALASFTMDDPAWSRSIPTGNEPHNLAGLVGAYTADVAYYLFGLSVWWLLLAAAVWLYRNFRSVKQSSEKPYHLGMGLGGAALLLFGSPLLEAAAWSAELHDSLPMGAGGLIGQSLGSGFTRLLGVSGSLLVQVVLIVAGLSLLLQVSWLTLLEKAGAQLEWLWYRLIRQPHQFVRDIPNAKFARRMVRTAKTITAEEVATVEGASSNRKPVAVQINQPAGQGLPEKQKPAPERQKDLFAPKRQAEDGEYLLPELDLLTRPQEHTPEINPEALQHMAERIEAKLAEFGIQVTVVSATAGPVITRFEIEPAQGVKGSQITNLAKDLARSLSMQSVRVVETISGKSTMGIEVPNEKRQEVLLREILSSPVFAAAPSKLTVALGKDIAGQPVVADLGKMPHLLVGGMTGSGKSVGVNAMIMSMLYKAAPDEVRFIMIDPKMLELSVYEGIPHLLCPVVTDMREAGQALNWCVAEMEKRYRLLAHAGVRNLAGFNQKVAEAAASGKPLPNPFSPNPDEPEPLQKLPYIVIVIDELADLMMTEKKAVETQIARLAQKARAAGMHLIVATQRPSVDVVTGLIKANIPTRMAFTVQSRIDSRTILDQMGAEDLLKYGDLLFLQPGSAEPVRLQGAFVSDHEVHEVASFAKRQQGVNYIEGLLSGEAAQETVNAVNPNAGSDELFDQAVAFILESRKTSISSLQRQLRIGYNRAANLMQALEDAGIVSPADVSGARKILARKDDL; encoded by the coding sequence ATGAGCAATAAACCTTCCCGCAAAGCAAGCAAATCGAGCAAACCTGCCAAACCGAAGCCAAACCGGCACAATCCGCCTGCCAAGGCTTCGCGCCGGGCGGCCGTGCCTTCCGCTGCTGCTGCGGCTTCGCAATCCATTTCGCTTTTGGCAGATATGCTGTGGCTCTTGGTGCTGCTGTTTTCCGTGTGCCTGGCTTTGGCGTTGGCGAGCTTCACCATGGACGACCCGGCCTGGTCGCGCAGCATCCCCACCGGCAACGAGCCGCACAATCTGGCCGGGCTCGTGGGCGCATACACGGCGGATGTGGCCTATTATCTGTTCGGGCTGTCGGTGTGGTGGCTGCTGCTGGCGGCAGCGGTGTGGCTCTACCGCAATTTCCGCAGCGTGAAACAGAGCAGCGAGAAACCGTATCACTTGGGCATGGGCTTGGGCGGAGCGGCATTGCTCTTGTTTGGCAGCCCGCTTTTGGAAGCGGCAGCCTGGTCGGCCGAGTTGCACGACAGCCTGCCGATGGGCGCGGGCGGCTTAATCGGCCAATCGCTCGGTAGCGGCTTTACGCGGCTGTTGGGGGTTTCAGGTAGCCTTTTGGTGCAGGTGGTGCTGATTGTGGCGGGGCTCTCGCTGCTGTTGCAGGTGTCGTGGCTCACGCTGCTGGAAAAAGCGGGGGCACAGCTGGAATGGCTGTGGTATCGGCTGATCCGACAGCCGCACCAATTTGTGCGCGACATACCGAACGCGAAGTTTGCCCGTCGGATGGTACGCACGGCAAAAACCATCACCGCCGAAGAAGTGGCAACGGTGGAAGGTGCCAGCAGCAACCGCAAACCGGTGGCGGTGCAGATTAACCAGCCCGCCGGCCAAGGGCTACCTGAAAAACAAAAACCCGCGCCCGAGCGGCAGAAAGATTTGTTCGCCCCCAAACGGCAAGCCGAAGATGGCGAATATCTGCTGCCGGAATTGGATTTGCTCACGCGCCCGCAGGAACACACGCCGGAAATCAACCCCGAAGCCCTGCAGCACATGGCCGAGCGCATCGAGGCCAAGCTGGCCGAGTTCGGCATTCAGGTAACCGTGGTGAGCGCCACTGCCGGGCCGGTGATTACGCGTTTTGAAATCGAGCCGGCGCAAGGCGTGAAAGGCAGCCAGATTACCAATCTGGCCAAAGATTTGGCGCGTTCGCTTTCCATGCAGTCGGTGCGTGTGGTGGAAACTATTTCGGGCAAGAGCACCATGGGCATCGAAGTGCCAAACGAGAAGCGGCAGGAAGTGCTGCTGCGCGAAATTCTGTCCTCGCCGGTGTTTGCCGCCGCGCCGTCCAAGCTCACCGTGGCTTTGGGCAAAGATATTGCCGGGCAGCCGGTGGTGGCCGATTTGGGCAAAATGCCGCACCTTCTGGTGGGCGGCATGACCGGTTCGGGCAAATCGGTGGGCGTGAATGCCATGATTATGTCGATGCTGTATAAGGCCGCGCCGGATGAAGTGCGCTTTATCATGATCGACCCGAAAATGCTGGAGCTTTCCGTGTATGAAGGCATTCCGCACCTGCTCTGCCCGGTGGTAACCGATATGCGCGAGGCCGGGCAGGCGCTGAATTGGTGCGTGGCCGAAATGGAAAAACGCTACCGCCTGCTCGCCCATGCCGGCGTGCGCAACCTGGCCGGCTTCAACCAAAAAGTGGCCGAAGCCGCCGCTTCCGGCAAACCCTTGCCCAACCCTTTCAGCCCCAATCCCGACGAGCCCGAGCCGCTACAAAAGCTGCCCTATATCGTGATTGTGATTGATGAATTGGCCGACTTGATGATGACCGAGAAAAAGGCGGTGGAAACGCAAATCGCCCGCCTAGCGCAAAAAGCCCGCGCCGCCGGTATGCACCTGATTGTGGCCACCCAGCGCCCCAGCGTGGACGTGGTAACCGGCCTGATTAAGGCCAACATCCCCACCCGCATGGCCTTCACCGTGCAAAGCCGCATCGACAGCCGCACCATCCTCGATCAAATGGGCGCGGAAGACCTGCTCAAATACGGTGATCTCCTCTTCCTCCAGCCCGGCAGCGCCGAGCCCGTGCGTCTGCAAGGCGCGTTTGTGAGCGACCACGAAGTGCACGAAGTGGCCTCCTTTGCCAAACGCCAGCAGGGCGTCAACTACATCGAAGGCCTGCTCTCCGGCGAAGCCGCGCAGGAAACCGTAAACGCCGTCAACCCCAATGCCGGCAGCGACGAATTGTTCGACCAGGCCGTGGCCTTTATTCTGGAAAGCCGCAAAACCTCCATCTCCTCGCTGCAACGCCAACTGCGTATCGGCTACAACCGCGCCGCCAACCTGATGCAGGCCTTGGAAGACGCTGGCATCGTCTCTCCTGCCGACGTGAGCGGGGCGCGTAAGATATTGGCCAGGAAGGATGATTTGTAG
- a CDS encoding IS1595 family transposase has protein sequence MNLKNKYQKFSKITEPKFRQLLRLFALDLTASDTEKLTGVSIRSVNNLYLKLRRRLADECGRQAPLYGIVELDESYFGAKRIRGKRGRGAGGKTIVFGILKRGDKVYTEIVPDASKATLQKVIRGRVGIESVINTDGWRGYQGLVDMGFAKHFRVHHGDNEFVRGTRHINGIESFWSYAKHRLVQFNGVPKHTFYLHLKETEFRFNHRHDDLYKILLRMLRENPLK, from the coding sequence ATGAATTTAAAAAACAAGTACCAAAAGTTCAGTAAAATTACCGAGCCCAAATTTCGCCAGCTCCTGCGGCTGTTTGCTTTGGATTTGACTGCCTCCGATACCGAAAAACTGACGGGTGTCAGCATCAGAAGTGTCAATAACCTGTACCTGAAATTGCGCCGGCGTTTGGCTGACGAATGCGGGAGGCAGGCACCTTTATACGGCATTGTAGAATTGGACGAATCCTATTTTGGTGCCAAACGCATCAGAGGCAAACGCGGGCGCGGTGCGGGTGGGAAAACCATCGTTTTCGGCATTTTGAAACGCGGGGACAAGGTTTATACCGAGATTGTTCCCGATGCCTCCAAGGCAACGCTGCAAAAGGTCATTAGAGGTCGTGTCGGTATCGAGAGTGTCATCAATACCGACGGTTGGCGCGGTTATCAGGGATTGGTTGACATGGGTTTTGCCAAACATTTCAGGGTACATCATGGTGACAATGAGTTTGTCCGTGGTACGCGGCATATTAACGGTATTGAATCTTTTTGGAGTTACGCCAAGCATCGCTTGGTGCAATTTAACGGGGTGCCGAAACATACGTTTTACCTGCATTTAAAAGAAACCGAGTTCCGCTTCAATCACAGGCATGATGATTTATATAAAATACTGCTGAGAATGTTGCGGGAAAATCCTTTAAAATAA